GGCCATCACCGCCGACCTGACGGGCATGGACTTCAACGATTCGCTGCATATTTCGGCGATTCCGCTGCCGGAGGGCTGCAAGCCCACGAATCCCGACAAGAATTTCACCGTCGCGAGCCTGACGCCGCCGGCGGGCGGCGGCGCCGAGGAGGCTCCGGCCGCGGCGGCTGCGCCTGCGGCCGCTCCCGCCAAGGACGAAAAGAAGAAGTAACCCCCTCCTTGTCCCTCCCCCGCCGCGCTTCGCTTGCGGGAGAGGGAACGCTAACGATCGGCATTCTCACGAAGCTGGCGAACCGCCGGTTCTGCTCCCTCTCCCGCGAAGCCGGGGAGGGTTGGGGTGGGGGTATTCCATGCTGCTCCTTGTCGGACTCGGCAATCCCGGACGCGCCTACGCCAAGAACCGGCACAATATCGGCTTTATGGCGCTCGAAGCGATCGCCAAGCGACACGGCTTTCCACAAGCGCGGGCGCGCTTCCAGGGCCTCGTCAGCGAAGGGGCGATCGGCGGCGAAAAGGTCATGCTGCTGCAGCCGCAGACCTATATGAACGAGAGCGGCCGTTCGGTCGGCGAAGCCGCGCGTTTTCACAAGATCGGGCTCGATGAGATCGTCGTCCTTCACGACGAACTCGATCTCGCGCCGGCCAAATGCCGGATCAAGACAGGCGGCGGCGTCGCAGGCCACAACGGGCTGCGCTCGATCACCGCGCATCTCGGCAATGACTATAAGCGGCTGCGGCTCGGCATCGGCCACCCCGGCGAGAAGGCGCTGGTCCATGCTTATGTGCTCAGCGATTTCGCCAAAAGCGAGGAGCCCTGGGTGGCTGCGCTCTGCGAAGCGATCGCCGAAAATACCGGACTGCTCGTCAAGGGCGACGACGCCGGATTGCAGAACCGGCTGCACCTCGCCATGGACGCGAAGGGCTTTGGCGCGGTGAAGCGCGTCGGCGCGCAATAGGCGAGGGCTCGTTCGCGCCACACGCCCGCTTCGACAAAAGCGCTGAAGACGCACACGGTGGGGACTGTCGATAGCGAATTAAGTTGGCCGGATTTGGTAGCACATCATCTGTCCGCTGCTTCTACTTTTGTTCTCCTGTGGGATTGTGGGCAAGGCGAGAGCCTTGTCCACACTTCCACAGGCTGGCCGCCGAGCGGATTCAAGCGGCTTTTCTTTCTTCCTGGAGGGCGCCCTTTTCGTCGTAGCGCGCGAGGCATCGCGGGCCGTGGAAGACGGCGTGGGTTCCATCGGGATAGCAGCGCACCTTCACCCGCGCCTTGACGAAATGCGCGCGCAGCGGGCTTTCGGGAATCTGAAGCTTGAGCCGGTTGAACGACACGCAGTTGTCGTTGCCGACCTGGCGCTCCTCCTGCACGCATAAAATCTCGCAAAGATCGACGCCGGAGATCGCCACGAAAGCCGAGCCCTCCTGCGTTGGCGCCACCGCGAACCGGGCGTTGTGCGACGGAATATAGACCTCGCGCAGGAACCGGTTGGCCGCCGCGACCGTGTCGATCCCCGCAAGCGCCAGCTCCTTCACCAGTCGATCCTGCAAGGTCTGGAACACCCGCTCCGAGCGCCCGCGCGCCTGCGGAGAATACGCCGCGATATGCTCGACGCCCAGATGCGCCAGCGCCCGTCCGACCTGCGTCGGCTTCGACCGGTCGACCTTGCCGCCCGCTTCCGGCGTGTGAAAATAATGCGCGCCGCGATCCGTGTAGAGCGAAAGCGGCAGGCCATGTTCGCCAAACACCTCCGCCAGCGCGCGGAAGGTCGAAGCCGTCCCTTCCTCCTCGACCAGAAACGCCGAGTAGATTTGGCTCGTCGCGTCGTCCAGCGTGACGATCAGATCGAGCGCCGGCCGCCCCTCGAGCCACACATGCCGCGATCCGTCCTGATGCAGCATCATGCCGGGAAGCGGGCGCCGCTCGCGCTTGCGCCGATGCGCGCCGCGCTTGGGCGCCTTCTCCAGCAAACCCCGCCCATGCAGGAAGGTCTTCGTCCAGGTGTAGCCCCATTTGAACCCGTGCATGCGCACCAGATGCTCGTGAAAAT
This window of the Methylocystis hirsuta genome carries:
- the pth gene encoding aminoacyl-tRNA hydrolase, producing MLLLVGLGNPGRAYAKNRHNIGFMALEAIAKRHGFPQARARFQGLVSEGAIGGEKVMLLQPQTYMNESGRSVGEAARFHKIGLDEIVVLHDELDLAPAKCRIKTGGGVAGHNGLRSITAHLGNDYKRLRLGIGHPGEKALVHAYVLSDFAKSEEPWVAALCEAIAENTGLLVKGDDAGLQNRLHLAMDAKGFGAVKRVGAQ
- a CDS encoding ISNCY family transposase, yielding MIKFLSLLSRYEAAEFSQLEAAELLGVGERTFRRWRQRYEEEGEAGLLDRRLGKASVKRVPVDRSEEVEALYRGRYAGFTAKHFHEHLVRMHGFKWGYTWTKTFLHGRGLLEKAPKRGAHRRKRERRPLPGMMLHQDGSRHVWLEGRPALDLIVTLDDATSQIYSAFLVEEEGTASTFRALAEVFGEHGLPLSLYTDRGAHYFHTPEAGGKVDRSKPTQVGRALAHLGVEHIAAYSPQARGRSERVFQTLQDRLVKELALAGIDTVAAANRFLREVYIPSHNARFAVAPTQEGSAFVAISGVDLCEILCVQEERQVGNDNCVSFNRLKLQIPESPLRAHFVKARVKVRCYPDGTHAVFHGPRCLARYDEKGALQEERKAA